Below is a genomic region from Osmia bicornis bicornis chromosome 3, iOsmBic2.1, whole genome shotgun sequence.
AGTTCAGTTGATCTGAAAATTTGGTACCGACAGCGTTCATAGAAATAATCGATATTatagaaattgataaaaggATTAGAAAATATCTGAAAATTTACTACAAATCATTAACACGTTGCAACCAAATTTTGCAGGTCAGACAGGAAAAGGATATcaaaaaaagtatgaaattaGTGAAGGAAAAATTTGGAGGTGTGAATGTGCTCGTTAATTCTGCTGGTGTACTGGGTTACGAGCGGATTTACGATTTCAAGACTAAAAAACTGCATTCAGCAGATCTATACAAATGTATATACGACACAAATGTATGGGGTTTATTTAATGCGACTCGTTTAATGGTCGGTATGATGGCCGAGAATACACCGGACAAAAATCAACAAAGAGGTGTTATTATCAATCTTGCCAGTATGGTGGCTTATGAAGCGATTCCTGAATTGACTGTTTACGGTGGCACAAAGGCTGCGGTTACGGGCATGACGATGACTTTAGCCAGGGAATTTGCCCAGAAAGGAATAAGAGTCATTGGAATCTGTCCTGGCTTCATTGAAAGTCCCATGACCCGTAGGTGTAACTTGGCGTAACTAGCTAGGGATCAGGGCGGATCCCTCCTTCCcccaaattttaataataaattataatttaacattCAGATCCACTGACGCCAGAAGTAAGAAAACGGTGGATCAGTATGATGCTAACCCCGAAACGCTTTGGAACCTGCGAAGAAGTGGCTCACCTGATTCAAGCGTGCATTGAAAATCCCTTAATAAACGGTGAAAACATACGTATAGATATGGGCTACCGGTACTGTCAAGTGGACGACGGGCAGCCAGATGAACAGAAGTGCTGATTTACTTAACCATATTGTTAAAGATAAATTTGAgatcaaaattaattagaaaaaaagtaagttttaattaaaaatatttaaatttaaaatttaaaattaaaataaggaCTATATTTTGCATTGAAATGTTGAATTACATCGAAATATAAGTAATTTGTTTACTGTACTTGAAAAGAGCCCAATCAATGGGGAAGAGGATTTTTCAAAGTCCTAATTTTGAagatattaattcaaaatcaggattttgaaaattcctatTTCCCACCGTATGTTGTATCTTTcgaagaataaatttttccagTGTATTAAGTAAGAAAGTTTGTTGGAAGTCAGAAACGTCGgacaaaataaagaataaccgTTGCAGAGATGCGATCAGCGATTCTCGAGCACGTCGCGAATACGGCGTCATCAGCTGCGACGTGCAACACCACCATCCGCCACCTACTTTCACCCGGATGAAATTTATGTATGGAAATATCCGCGTGAGCATTACGCATGTAGAATATCACGACCAGCAGCTGGAGGCCCTCCCGTGACGACACTTCCTacgaaaatatattttaccgTTCACGATGGAGCCGGCAAGCTGGAAATATGCACTCGAACGACCCTTTCCTTTCCCGCACCATTCGTTTTCTTCAGGTTGCGAACCTCTCGTCGAACCTCCAAACCTTTACACCCACCATCGACGCAACCCTGCATAGTCAGAAGCTTCTTTCATATTTCTACCTGCAGATTTGCGGTGCACAGGTTTACACCTCACGGTCGGGACACCTCTACTTCGCGTTTTATCCTCCATGAAAATTTTATGAGCTGGGTGCAGATTGGTGGAAGCATTAGGGATAGGTCAGTTAGTGAGAGGCTAAAGAATTGGAATTGTctgtaaaattcaaaatagtCTTAGTCTCTGAAATATATCGTAAACACTCTATGACTCGgcgattttcaatttaaattcttctttAAGTTGAAGAGGAATTTTCAAGCATGGAGATCGATATGGGAGCAGGAATCTTTCGAAAGAGCCGCGGAATTTTCGCGCGAAACTGAACACGTGGCATCTGGTTTGGAAACTTTCCTTTTCACGGATCAACCGATTCCGTTTCGCGCATTACTTAAGTTTTAGGCCGCAGTGCGTGTCCTCTGAGAAGAATTTCCGCGGTGATTTCGCACAAAGATTGAAGCTACCTCGCGACGGTCTCCCACATGTTTCGCGGAATTTCCAACGGAATGAAATGCGTCCCGACTATCGGTCAAACTTTCAACTATTCTTCAGATGTTCGGCCTGGCTAGAAGAAAGTCTGCCTAAGAGATGAAAGGAACGAGCCAAGGACAAAGAAAGAAGAGCTTTTCCTTCTACCCCGAGTTCGTCCTTGGAATTCAGCCAATTCGTATAAGAGCTCTTCTGCTTTCCCGTTGCCGAACTATTTATCCGAGCGTTCCGCTCTTGTCCTTAGAACCGATCACATCTCTCGATCCTTTATCCTTATCCTTTAACGACGCTTAATTTGCAAAAACTCTTCAGACACAATTGCAATtacaatataataattttacgattctttaaaattcttttcatttgttaatacaattttatgataacaataatttttcgTCGACTCCGTTTCTATCGATACATCATTTTTGACAAGAAATACCGTGTACAGGCAAAGGGGGTAAGAGTTCGCGAGAGGCGAATGAATCCTCCCTTTTACATGTTAGCATCCCCTATATGGTACAGCAGTGAAAAGTGGTTCTAACAGCTGCGTCACTTATCGTGGATACAACGTCTATTACAATGGCGGGTGATTAATTCTTGTTTTCCTCTATCGTGATCCATTCAGGAAAATCCATCTTGCTGGATGTTTTTCAAACAGTTTTTTCCACACGCCTGCCTAACGATACGCGATAAACTGTAAAGAAAAACCTACAGATACCACAAAAACATATATTCGTTTAAATCTGTGCTTTCCTTTTCAGATAAATGTACAGATCAAGCATTCTATGGTTGCTGTTTTCCCcaatttcaataattgaagaaataaCGTCCCGCATAAAATAGTAAACaaaatttcacatttttcaAAACTCTGACACACCGAGTTTTCCGTTGCAGCCACAGATTTATACGCGCGAATGTCTTCGGCCCACGTGTtacctttaaaaattacaGCTTCCACGACGAAACTGTCAGATGCACCCTCGCTCGTACCCCAACGACGCTGAATAATACGCGGAGAACAAGCGCCCTGGGACACATATAATCGGCTGGCGAAAGGGGACGAGTAGAGAAGGTTGAAGAAAGAGGAAGGCGAAAAACATATCTGAATCGTTGGGGATGATGCACGTGCTCGTTCGTTTACTTCACACCCTTTTCACAACCCGGCATCCTCGTCTCGACGCTGCGCGACAATCGATGTCCTGCCTGTTCGGTATTTAATACCTTCTCGTCTGTCATCGATGGATTTGATAACGCATCGTGGCGCCTTACAGGgaaggagaaataaaaaaaaaaaaggaagaaagaaaggaaggagaaGAGAGCGACAAGAAAAGGGTTCGCGAGCATAAGGGTGCCTTTTGATTTATGTAGTCGCGTCTGCGAAACGACAGTGAATATCAATCACCGTGCATGGAAGAATCGAAGGGGGATGGGTCATCGCGGCAAGCACATGGGGAAACTTGAATCGACACCTAGAATGCATGGGGAAAACAGAGTCTTGATAACTTCATTTTTACGCCATATTGATTTTTGCTTAGACCTCTGATAGGttgcaatttatttcaatgttCAATTGTtgatttttatgaattttaaaaaaatgtgtaATTGACGATTTTTGAACTGTATGTGTAATTGTAAAGTATGAGGTTTGATGCTGCCAAATTAATCTCATTAATTAGTTCTTTGATTTTGTACATAAAATGGCAATTTAATGCACCATGGTTCTGAATAATTTTGTTGATTATGTTCATTCATTGACGTAAATGGAACTAACCTTGTTAAGTTAATATTGATTCTTTAATTTTGTAAGTAATTAAATGCAAACATGACAATAAGCCATGGTTCAAATTTCGTAAATGGTATATTTAAcactattaatttattatcaaattGCATCTATCTCGTGTGTTCCTAAATtcaaaataatgaattaattttcatttattggcctttgcaatttagtaataattattctgtttcaattaattaatcacgAATGTAGATAAATTCCAACAGAATTATGTTTACACAAATTACATAAAAGAAATTGTTACTTTTTTTACAATAACATTCCAcaaaaatctaatttctatCATACGatgaagatataaaaaaaaaaattgaaatctccattctgaaattatttcttaGAACTTATTCATTATTTGCACAGTCTCCATTCATTTTCGTAGTCTCTAcagaatttcccctggagggtttgcattttttttttcggcaATACCTTAGCGAAGCAGTCGGTGACGCACGTGCGTGATTGGCAGAAATTCATTTCGTGCGATTTACATACCACGGAAATTGCGTGTCTGCCGTACGTATATCCTGAGACCCTTTGTTTAGATGGCAGCGTTTGTCATCGTGGTTTCGCGTAAAGTGagccgtcgcgtcgtcggGGCACAGACATCAGGCTATGGGGTAGGAACTCCTATAGGTTAGAATATTGGGCACAGATGCAAACTTTCCAGATTGCTGACGGTCTCATTAACGCAACATTGTTGAGTCTGTAAAACGACAACTTCTTCTCAACGTCTTGGAGACCCTCCGGTACCACCTACTTACTTAGGTATCTATGAAGAAGTTATAACAGACAACGTGTTAATTGAGTACAGATATAcaaattgttttaataattttaataaatttcttaaaCCACTTCGATGATTACTGGCGCAAACATAGAATCGTTCGTTTGGATTGAACAAATTCCACAATCAAGTGTAACAAAGGATTGGGAACGATTTTTCTCGCGAATATACTCTCGACCATGCGATGCATCGACGTTGCAATGTTTGCCGATCTAACAGACTTTATAACGAGATGAACGCGTGCAGTTTGTTGACGGAAAATATTGAACGATCGTAAGGCCGGACATTGTGCCTCGACAATGCGAGAGGGACTGCTGTATTCCCGTTCGATCGACCGGGAAAAATCATTCTTTTCCTGACTTTCTACATTAAATAAACGGTACCGGATGCTTGTGACACCGATTCATGATATGTCAATTTAATGGTCACGGCTGATCGCAACGGCAGCCAATTTCTTTCGAATGCGAAAGCATTCATTGAGAGGGATCGGATATTCGCCTTTCATTGTCATGTAACTCGAGCATCCTAGCATCCTAATATTTCTGTATATCAGTGTTCCAATATTCCATTGTTGTATTATTCTAATACTTTAATAAGCAAGAACTTTGAAACATAAGAATCACCTTATTAACAATGATAATtcgagaaataaaataattaaaattctaatgaTTGTACCACGGAACTAACAGAAACTTGTATTTTAGTACCAAAAAATCTGAAGCTATGTTCAGAGAGGGGTGAAAAGTCATCTATTAGCAAATGCTGCTGCCATGTCAAAATCACTCGACCGGCTGACGAAGCAGATACATAGAAGCTGGTCGTGTCCTTGTAGGTTTGAAGCAGGTAGCAAGCTCTCGAGACAAGTGGTACCATCCATATGGTAACAGCCTGGTAAGCTATCTAACGGAGCACCAAGCGACTCTAACGGCCGATTTTCGAATAGAGAGATCCGTAGACCAGGTTCGATGACCTCTTCATCAAGGATCACACGTCTAAATCCTCGTAGCTGGACCATGGATTGTCCACTCGATCGAGCTTTGTGGAAATTCACAAGGACTGTACAGCATGTATGCACTCGGATGCACGAGGACTTGCGGTTCCCATCCTATAATCTCAATTCTAAAGGGTTCCCTTCGTTCGGTTAGGTTGGACGGAGTCTTCGTGtcttatcaaaatttttttttcttatttccaGAAATTTCTATAGGGTGGTGTATAGATAATTACAAGTTAGTTTTCCGTTTATGGTGTCTTTAGACGTCTAGTAATCGAGAGAATTGTGGTTACGGTTGTTGCCACTTTTGAGGATGATGGCGATACAACGGTTTGGTAACGATTGATTGGTCGAAATCGCCTGTACGTTTCCCCCGGTAATGCTATTCTCTTGTTTCTGTTCCGGTTGGATGAAGGGTGTATTGTGGCTGAAGCTATCTCATTACGAGGCCACTGTTTGGTCTCGGTTAGAGAAGCATGCTCGGACCCTCCTCTAAATGGATCATTCGCGACTCCGTTGATGATTAATTTGCATTTCTAATGCCAAAGTTCGATACTTGGAGGATTTGCAAATATCTTGAAAACAAAGGCCCAGTAACACTTATATGCatgttaataaaatactaACAATGTTGACCATGACGACATATTTCAAGGTAAGGTGTCTCCCATTttgcataattaattaattgataaaagaCACATTTTTTTCATTGATTTGTGTTATTATTCGGttgagaataaaaataaaatcttggAATGGTGGTCGAGTCGTATTTTATGTTTAGGTGCAAGAAAGTAATCGAAGGTTCAGGTAGCAAAGGGAAGGAGGTAAGAGGTGTATAAGTGGAGACGATTGCTGCACTTGGTAGATAAAACAGACCAAAGGTCTAGGGTCTAGACACCTCCTAGAGCAAGCTAGATACAGTGCTGGTCCGACACTAGAGAGCTCCTTAAATCACATGTAATCGTTTCCGACCACTCGCTGTCCAGACTCCTAGGATCAGACAGCACCAGTTCAGACCCCACGTGGAAGTAACCTTGTCCACCCTGTTGGTTCCTTTTCCTTAAACGTTCACACCTCGTTCGCCAAGATCTACTACCACctaatttcttttcaaataattgCAGTACGGAATTTACTAATAACAATTGTCCAATATCCACAATtccataatttaaaatttcgattccaacatttttaattccgaaatttgcaaaattctaaattttaagctttcaaaattccaaaattccaagaATCCTAAGAatctaaaattgaaaaatgtttaaaattccAGAATACCAAAATTTCTATGGGAACTGGTCCACGTCAGAAAAGAATCCCAGTTACGCCGACGATCATCGTAGCGATTATGCTCTTAATGGAAGACTAACGACACCAGGATGGAAAGAACGATCAGTGCTGCGGGTCTGACAACGTTATCAATGGATTCAGCAGAAGCAGAGGCTGCTATATAATAGAAATCGTAACCCCCTCTCTCGCGGAAGATTAATCGTTCGTTCGATCGGATCAAATTGTCGATGAGACGTGAAATTCAACGCAGGGATTTCCCGATTTAGCCGACGGATGGCTACAAATAAAGTTTCGTTTTTCCATTCCATTTCTCGCGAAGAAATGAAGTAGACGCAGGTGAGAAACTTGTCGAAGCCTCAGATTTCTAAGCGATCTTCTATGCCGACGAATATGACACTGTATtctcaaaaaataaataccttGATAACATCTGAGAAGAATATCATTATATATTTGCTATTTGGCATGATTTTATGACGGAAACGCGCTTATGGCGTTGATCGGCTTTAATCATTCATTTGTGCGTTCAATACAGTTCAACGCAATTAAACGAAAGTCCGAACGGACTAATCAACAGAGCAACCAAATGCTACTAGCGAACCCTTTGAATTCAGagaatttgataaaatgaTCAAACGCAACGGGTTACCTGTAATTTGTCCTAGCAGAGTCATCACACTTTCAACCTCCCTCGTCAACGTTATTCCCTGAATCCCCAActtgaaatcaaatgaaaaaaaaaaaattaacgtCCGTCTCGTTGTTAACACGATCCAGGTGTTTTTGTCCCTTCTATCTATGAGTACAGATCGCATCCACGAGTTCACCatattctaattaattacCAATAATCGTATGAAACAAATGCGTGAGAATAGTTAATTTATTTGGCAGCCGTCTGCCATTTTCACCTGTATCGTCGCTAAACCGAGCTACCACCCGCGAACTTACCCCTTCATTCGGGTTCATCGGTTCTTTTACCTTCGACGGGACACTAGTAACGGCACACAAAGGGTGGCTATTACAATTAGTGGACATTATGGTGGGACGGGCGGTAGCAGCGCGGGGCTGTACCAACACGAATGAACTGACCGACAGATCGGTATAGTCTATCATTGCGCGAGGCAGGGTCTACCGAAACCGTTCTACCCATCCCTGGCCTAACCCGTTTTGCAACCGAAATACTATCCTCCCCCCCGGTCCCTCTAACCGAGCAGTTTCACCGGTCTCCACCGTTCCAACCCCTCTGCTGGCTGGCGTTCCTCTGTACCCACCGTCCCTCTACCAGCCTCGTAATTACAAGCATTCATTTCACACTAAAAGCCGCTGCTGGCGCTGTCCTGGTCAGTTCAAAACGAGCCCCGCGCGAGTCGCATTTTCTCTACCGAGTTGCCCAGCCCCTTCCCCTCGTTGTCCCATGGCTGCAACCCTTTTCCAAATTTGCACGATTACAGGACCGAGTAACGCGGATAGTTGAGACGCGTGCCACTTTAGGTaacctttttcattttcaaggATTTTGTAAATTTGCAAAAGTCAGAAATAGAAAAGATAAATTCTACCCTCGGTAAAGAAGGCCGGAAAATCGGGCTCGCAGTTAGGAAGAGCGTGTCCCTGTGCACAATGGGAAAAGATTAAGCGAAACTGGCGCGCAGAGGGCAGTTTCTGTTTATCGCATCATATAAATacggaattaattaaaactgcggagttaattgaatttttataaccTTTTGTAGGGAGGTTGGAGACCACCACCACCGGTGTAGCCGCACTGCGTTAACTGGGTAGTTACCGAGCCTCGACACCACCCCCATTCCGGTAAGTGTAATAGCGTCACGGAAATATTACCCCTTTTGtgcagagagagagagataggtAGCGAGCCTCTCCTCTCTCTGCTCCACTGCAAACCCTTCCCCGCCCCTCCCGGTGCTCCTCTACCCCTTGATAAAATCGCCCGGAGGTATTTACGACGACGATGCACAATCTGCTCGCGAATAAACGGCCGTTGTGTACTTTTAACGAGGTAACCGAGCCGCGCTGCTACGCGCAGGCTGCTGGGAAAAGGGGGTGCTGCTGCGGGGGATGTTGGAGGGACGAACGCACGCTACGACTATCATTATCGCTGTTAcacgatttttatttaactgaTCAGGATTTTTTATGCAGCATTTAATGGACTTTTTAGAATTGACACACGAGCTatctaattttgaaaaaatttaaatgaaaattactaTAATAGAACCAATAGTAATCAATAACTTATTACGTTGACGTGAGAATTCTTAAAATCGACGACGGACTTGACAGAAACATTCATCCCGATGATTTGGCTCTTGAACGTTTGCATCAGCGTAATGGATTCGTCCGCAATCCCATCACGCTGGAGATATCAGAGCAGTAGCTTAAAATAAGCAGAAAGTTGGATCGGCCAGACGGAAGTATTGTAATTATGCTAATAGCTTCGGCGTTTCGAGTCCTTCTGTGATGTGGTGTAGTGCCGGACTCGGCTGGGTTACCTGATCAAACCAACTTTTCCTTCTACTTATTAATATTACCTTGATCttccatttccttttttcttctaccCCTAATTCTCGCTGCCAAACTCTCCCCCTTTTTCCTTTCGTCGGAGTACAGTTTTACTTCAACTTTTCTTATGCTTACGTTTGCGAAGTTACCAAAGGGGGAAAAAGTAAAACGGTGCTTGACCAAGTAGAACTTTAGGGAGAAACGTAACAAGATAGAAAGTTAATGCTTTCTGCTTTATAATTCTGACAATAACGCGTAacttataaatttaattttccttcattttctcGTAATTCCCCGATATCACCTGTTGTCCTCGAAAATCATGACACAAATTTTAATCTGAAATTAACCGAACCTCTGACAATCGACGTTTTCACATGAGAAGATCCTTTTACTCGCAACGCTTCCAGATCACCGAACAAGCTTCCGGTCCCCGCTATTATACGGCTCGATCGTAGAACTTTCCAGGCAAAATATAGTTGGCGAGTTTCAGCGTATAGAGATTGGTGGAGGATATTATCTAAAGCCAGTCTGCGAGCCGTCTATCGGGTCGTACGTCTCGTTGCTCCGTCGAATCTTACGGATCTGCAGCTAGGGATGGCCAAAGGGGATGGGATAGCGAGAGGGGCTGGGCTGATCGTAGCAGAGGAAAAGAAGTCGGCTTCCAAAGGAATATTTATCGAGTGGATATTGAAATTGATGGTCGCTACCTCAGACATGCTAATCCGACGAGCGAGCGGATTTCTGATAACGCCCGACGACGGGCCAAGAAATAACAGAAGGGTAATTCAAATCGAAGACACGCCGCCGGCGAGATTACTTATGAGGTTTACTTACGCGGTATCGCGTACTGCCTTCCATCTTTCTTTCCCTCTTATCGACCTTTTATCTGTCTGAGATGCCGCAGTGAAGACATTTTGTCGAAAGTCGCGAGCCATTTATAGTTGTTGCCCCTAGGCAACAGGTACAGTGCAGAGCAGTGGGAGGTGggataaatttttacaaatttcaatatttaaaattgcaaCGACAGTGTACTACACGATCTATTACAGATGATAAAGTGCCGTTTGGGAACGCAAGGGTGCAAAGCTGAATCAGCGCTGTGATCACCGAACCGAAACACCCTTCGCAACTTTGAGCTCGTTTATGTTCTTGCCAGGAATAAATCTAATTCGCGACGGTGTTGCTATAATTTCTATCCAATAGCAGGAAGACAATTTATGTATCATCATTTCagaattatttcaatgaaaatatattgatGTTTCTCTGGGTTCGCCATAATCATTCTAATattagattgttgcatattaaaTTGCCGATTTCGGAATATGAAAATCTCAAGGATTTTTAGGACAAATCCCAAGAAAAATGGGGAAACCTCAAAAATATCCAGCAGCTTTAAAGAATCCCATAAAATCCCAGGGATTCCAACGACATCCcaataaaaatgcaaaaatttcCTAAGAATGTTTGGGAGTCCTAAGGTTAGGTCCCCAAAAATTCtgtttaaaaatgatgaaaaactgcggtttgttaaataaaatatagtgaggcataaaatatttaatcagATTTAACTTTTGACCCGATAGGCGAAAAACGTGACTCGACAGCGAATATTTTACTAGCGTGAAGGTGTAGTGAAAGCGGAGCAGCGAACCGGTCGCACGATCGGTGTCATTTGCCTAGGAAATTACGCTCTTCTGTCACACTGACTAATCTGCTTCGTTACACGCGACAACGTAACTCTGTCACTGACACCGCAGCTTCGTTCTGCTTTTCGCTTCCATCTGTTCGCCAACTGACTTCGTTTCATTcgtttccctttctttttccaattGTCCTACTCTGCGAAGCGATCATTGAACGAAATTAGATCCAAGGAACCATATTTCTTCACGGTCCATTTACTTTTCTCCTATATCAAACGAACGATTTCAACACATAGAAATAGATAATTGATTTCTTGGtcgtaaaaataatatatttaattgcTGACCTCGATAACATCTTCTACCTCTTAtaacttctttttcttttgaaattagGAGTGATTCTCGCCGTTGATCTGGAACAGTGGCGTAATTGAGATTTCTTTTCTTGGATGAGCTGTGTCCCttagaaattttggaattttggaattttagataTCTGGgattttgaaactttgaaattttagaattttagaatcttgcaataatacaatttttaaatcttaaaatgatgaaaatttcAGTCCAAATTTAGGGAGGTGGAGAGAACATTTCAAAAATCCAACGTAGTTTCGGAACGTCGTGATAAACCTACAGCTGAACATTCATCGCCAAATCATCGCCACGAAAAAACCTAAATAACGATGCCGCATTGACATGCGGTGATTTGCCAGGTGGAATAAAAATTCCACCGATGTTCCGGGTATTCATACCGCGAGACGAGTTTTAGAggctttttcttttcaaagaaACTAGTGAGCTATACCTTTCACACTAGCGTCGATTCAAAACgcggaaatatttatttttgtaccgGCTGGATGTATGAAGGAGCAAAAACGACAGCAATGGCGACTGATAGGCAAGCTCGATGTCTCGTACTTCGTCATCAACGCCACTCGTCCTCGAGTGTATGTAATTTATCGTATGAATGGATCGTTTGCCAGCAAGTCTATATTGAACacttataaaaaatagaaaggtaaaatgatgaaaattcgATGTAAAATTCATCGAACAGAGACGATAAGTTTCCGATCAAAATGCAGTTCCTCGAATCGAAGGCAATCACAGGATAGTTGGTGTATCAACGGCATTATTGCCGCAGAATATGATAAGCATGGTGGGTATCAGCTTATAGGTAATGGTAATTACATAGAAAGCCTGGAGGCAACGAGGGAGGTGGCAACAATACAC
It encodes:
- the LOC123987667 gene encoding 3-hydroxyacyl-CoA dehydrogenase type-2-like, whose translation is MAENTPDKNQQRGVIINLASMVAYEAIPELTVYGGTKAAVTGMTMTLAREFAQKGIRVIGICPGFIESPMTQVRKRWISMMLTPKRFGTCEEVAHLIQACIENPLINGENIRIDMGYRYCQVDDGQPDEQKC